The genomic interval CGACGCGGGACTCCACGAGCCGTTCCGGCGGTGGGAGCGGGGGTTCTTCGACGGCGTCGCCGACGCCCTCGCTCGGTCGGCCGACTCGCCGTCCCTGCTTGCCAAGCACCTCTGGCGGCTCCGCTACGCCGTCCTCACGGGAGTGTGGCTGGTCGTCGGGGTCGCGTCGCTGGTCGCGCTCCCCGCGTTCGCGGTCTGGGCGGCGGTCTCGGCGGTCGCGGTGGCCGCGCTGGTCCGTCTCAAGGGGCCGACGCTCGCCTACAAGGTGGTGATGGGATGGGTATCGGTCGCGCTCGCGGCGGTGCTGTACGACTGGTCGCCCCCGCCCGACCCCGAGGAGTACCCGCTGGACCGCGTCGAGCGCGTGGCGTCGGGACCCCGACTCGGGTGAGATTCCGATGGGACGGAGCCTCACGAGCGCGTTCCTGTCGATATTCAGCGCGCGAATCGCCACCACCGCGGTCACGCTCGTCACCCTCCCCATCATCGTCCGGGTGCTGGGCCCCGACAGCTACGGCGACTACGCCTTCCTGCTGTCGGTGTTCGCCATCGTGATGACGTTCGTCAGCTCCGGGGTGACCGAGGGCGTCCAGAAGTACGTCGGCGAGGACCGCGAGGCGGCGTGGCGCGAGCACGTCGTGGGGTTCTACCTCAGGCTGGCGGTCGCGCTCGCGGTCGTCGGCGCTCTCGGGACCGCGGCGTTCGCCCTGTTCGGCCCGGTCGAGCGCCTGCTCGACGCCCGGTTCCGGACGTACTTCCTCCTGCTCGGGGCGTTCATGTTCGCGGCCCAGCTCCGGTCGTTCGTCCGGCGGTCGCTGATGGGGATGGAACTGGAGCGCTACACCGAACCCCTGCGGGTGGCGTACGCGATTTCGTGGGTGACCATCGGCCTCCTGCTGGCGACCGCGGGGTGGGGCGTCGCGGGTCTGCTGGTCGGCAACATCGTCGCGTGCCTCGCCATCGCAGCGGTCGGCGGGGTGCTACTGGCCCGGCGACTCTCGATACGGGAGACCCTCTCGGCGACCCCCCGGTCGTTCCCGCGCGACGAACTGCTGTGGTTCAACGCGCTCAACATCGTGCTGGTCCTCCTGATGAAGTCGCTGTACAACGTCGACGTGGTCATGCTCCGGACCCTCGGCGGGAGCGAGATGACCGGCCACTACAAGTCGGCGCTGGTCATCGCGGAGTACCTCTGGTTCGTCCCGGTCTCGTTGCAGACCGTCCTGCTCCACTCGACCTCGGGGCTCTGGGCCGAGGACCGCCGGGACCGCATCGAGGCGCTGACCGCCCGCATCACCCGGTACACCCTCCTGCTGACCTGCCTGCTCGCGCTCGGCATCGCGGCGCTCGCGGGCCGGTTCGTGCCCCTCTACTACGGCCCGGCGTTCGCAGAGGCGGTCACGCCGCTGCGGGTCCTCCTGCCGGGCGTGGTGGCGTTCGCGGTCGTCCACCCGATGTACGCGGTCTCGCAGGCCAACGGCAACCTCAAGCCGCTGGTGGCGGCGACCGCCGGGTCGGCGCTGTTGAACGTCGCCCTCAACGCCGCGCTCATCCCGGCCTACGGGATGGTCGGGGCCGCGGTCGCCACCGGAATCGGCTACGGTTCGATGCTGGCGTTCCACGTCAGGAGCGCCCGCCACCTCGGGTTCGACCCGCTGGCCGACCTCCGGGCGGGGCGGGTCGCCCTCACGGCCGGGGTCGCCGCGGTACCCGTCTTCGGGGCGACCCTGTTGCTCGACGACCTGCTCGCGCTGGCGGTCGTCCCGCCGCTCGGGTTCGCGGTCTACGCGTGGACCGCGGTGGCGACCGGCGCGATAACCGCCGACGAACTCGCCGACCTCGCGGGGGCGCTACCGGTGTCGGTCCCCGCGAGCGTGCGGTCGTTCGCGTCGTCGCTCGTTCCGCACGCCGGGGAGGGCGGTCGGGAGTGACTGGGGGGAGTCCGGAGACGCTCCCCGAAGACCGCGGTGAATCGACCGACTGGGTCGGGGGAAATGAGACGTTAGCCCGCGAGACGCGCGCTCGCGTCGGAGGTAACGAGCGTATAACAAAAGTCGCGCTCGCTGTAGCGCCCGACAGCAACGTCTGTCTACCGACGCGATGCCGGTCGCGTCCGGAGTTCGAGGCGAAAGACAATGAGACACAGGGGGATACATGAGCAGTAGCGAAACGTTGCGGGGCCGGATCGCCGAGCGCCGCCTCGACGTGCTCGCGGCCGTCGCGGGGCTGACGGTCGCGGTGCTTTTGTTCCCGCTCCGGTTTCTCGCGTCGCAGGTGTACGTCGATACCATCCCCATCGTCGTCGGGGTCGCCTGCCTGCTGTACCTGCTGACGACCCGCGAACCGACCTACGGGACCGGCTTCCCGGAGCTGTCCGGCGCGTTCGGTCGGGTCTCGGCGGGGCTGGTGATCGCGGGAATCGGCGTCCTCGCGGCCCTGGGCGTCCGGCTCGGCGGCCGGACGCCCGCCTTCCTCGCGCTCGCGGGGGCGGTCGGGACCCTCCTTTTGGTCCAGATCGCGTTCGTCCGCGAGTCCGACCTCGACGCCCGCCTCGTGCTGGCCCAGATACTCGGTCTCTCGGTCGTCGTCCGGTTCGTCGCGCTGTACACGACGCCGGGTCTGGTCGGGGTCGACAGCTGGTCGCACGTCTACCACTACGCCGACATGGTGCTGGCGGCGAACTCGCTCGAAGCCATCGCGGAGTTCAAGTACTACGCCGCGCCGCTGTACCACCTCCTCGTGGTCGCCACCGCGGAGGTGCTGAGCGTGTCGCTCCGACAGGCGCTGTTCCTCTCGGTCGGGTCGCTGATGGCGCTGGTCGTGCTGTTCGTCTACGCGACCGCGCGGTTCTTCGTGCCCGCCCGGTGGGCGCTGTTCGCCGCGGCGGGAATCGCGGTCGCAGACGAGGTCCTGCTGTGGAGCATCCACCTCATTCCCACGAGTCTGGGGCTGTTCCTGTTCGCGGCAATCGTCTACACGATGGCGCGGCTGTTCTACACCGACTCGACCCGGCGCAACCTCGCGCTGTTGGTGGCGTTCAGCGTCGCGGTCATCCTCACCCACCAGGTGTCGTCGTTCATCACGCTCGTGCTCATCACCTCGGGCGTGCTCGCCCAGTTGCTGGTGCGGCTCTCGGCCGCCCAGAGCTGGATACCCATCGGTGGCGACGGCGACGAGGAGATAAACACGGTCAACCTCCTCGGGGTGCTCATCTTCGACCTCGGATTCCTGGTGTTCATGTGGTCGATAACGCCGTACGGAAACGGGTCGTTCCTCGAAACCACGGTTACGTGGCTACTCATCGCCTTGGAGGACTCCGCGGCGTTCCTCAACCTCGCCAGCAGTGGGGCCAGCGCGGGCGGGGGCGGCGGCGAGTCGTCGTTCCTGATGGACGTGGCGACGTACATGGACGCGGTCGGGAAGCTGCTGTTGCTGTTCGTCACCGTGGTCGGGAGCCTCGTGGCGCTCCGGCGCAGCCACACTCGCCAGCGCGCCTACACCTTCGTCGGTGCCATCGGCTTCATGCTGTTCTTCTCGTTCGGGTTCCCGCTGTTCGGCATCCGGACCTTCCTGCCGGGCCGGTGGTTCGCGTTCGTCTACGTGCTGATGGCCATCGTTGGCGTCATCGGGCTGAGCTACCTCGCGCGGAGCCTTCCGCGCGAGGTAGCGGTGGCGCTACTCCTGATGTTCGCCGCGGTGTTCCCGACGATGATGCTGGTGTCCTCGCGGGGGACGCCCGACGACCCGGTCATGACGGGCCAGCGCGCGAGTCCGGCCTACACGCAGGCCGAAATCGCCGCGGTGTGGACCGTCGAGGAGATACGCCCCCACCCCGACGAGTTCCTCTACACCGACCACCCGTACAAGGCGGTGTTCCAGCGGACCAACGTCCATCCGACCGAGCAGTTGCGGTTGGGCGACGACGGGAGACCGCCCGACGACCCCGCGCTCGTCGTCTACCGGCGCTACCAGTCCTACGGAGCGTCGTACTTCGAGGGGCCGGACGGCGTCGAATCCATCCGCAACGTCTCGCCCGGACAGCTCTGTGGCTCGGACGCGAGTCGCGTCTACTCGAACGGCGACGTGCGGATGTGCATGACCGAGGACGTCGCGGCCTGACGACCGCGGGAAAACGGAGCTCCCGGGAGAAGACCCGAGCTACTCGCCCTCGGACTCGTGGATGGTGTCGAGCCGGAGGGTCACGCTGCGGTAGGCCGACGCGCCGGTCGGTTCGTCCGGAACCGAACCCCGAAACAGCATGACGTGGAGGCGGACGTTCTCGGTCGCGTCGGGCGTGAACTCGACCGAGACGTTCTCGCGCTCGCCGTCGTCGAGGCTCACTTCGGTTCGCTGGACCTCGGTCGCGCTCTCGACCGCGAGTCCGTCGTCGGTCTCCTCGACGTCCTGCAACTGTGCCACCATGGCGTAGGTCGTCGGCTGGCCCTCGTGGTTCCGGACCCCGACCGCGAGCGACGCGGGTTCGCCGTCGGCGAACTCGGGGTAGTCGTCGGCGACGAGCGTGCCGTTCTCGTCCTCGCTGAGCAGATACAGCTCTGTGAACTGGTCGCCGGGCTGGGGGGCCGCCACCGCGTAGCCGATGCCCGCGAGCGCGACCACCACCCCGACCGCGAAGACGGCGTTCGCGACGGGGTGGCCGCCGTCCGAGTCGGCCGCCGACGCGGCGTCTCCCGACGACTCCGCAGCCTCACCTCCCTTCGACTCCGGCCCGTCCGAGAACAGCGGCGAGGCGCTGGGCAGGAGGGTCGGGGCGAACCGGTCGCCGGGCGGGAGCCGCCAGCGCCGGACCGAGCCGAGGAGACACCCGACCAGCGTGACCCCGGCGACGGCGAGTACCAGCGGTTCGACCCGGATTCCCCACGGCGTGAAGTTGAGCGCCAGCGCGACGGTCGGGGTGACGACCGCGCTGACCCCGACCGCGAGCGTGAGGCGTTCGAGCGCGTCGATGCCCCGGCGGGCCCGGAACTGGAACCGGGGGGCCATCGGCTCGCCCTCTGGGTCGAGCCGTTCGACTGCGGGCTCGTGGCCGGGGAACAGCACCGAGACCACGGCGTAGCCGGGGAGGACGAGCAGGAAGGCGAGGCCGAGCGCGACCGTGGTCAGCCGGGCGGCTATCGCGCCCGGCGACGCGTCTGCGAGCTCGGCCAGCGGGACGCTCGACTCGGCGTTCAGGACGAGCGCCGCCGCGAGCGCGGTCAGGCAGGCGACCGCCACGAGGTCGAATGGCACCCGGCGGGTCAGGGCTCGCGCGCTCATCGTCCCTCGCGGGGCCAGCGGTCGCCTTCCTCGCGAAGCCGACCGTCGCTTTCGGGCCGACGTTCGTTTCTCCCGAGACGCATGTACCGAGTCATCGGCGTGGCCGCCCTTTGTTATGGGCGCGTTTCCGAGCCCCCCGCGGTCGCGCTCAGCCCCGAACCCGCGCGCTCGCCCCCTCTCGCGGGCGGTCCCGAGCGCGGCCGCGCTCGGGACCGCCCGCGAACCGCGTCGAGTCGCGGTAAACGGAGGCTAACGCCCGGCGTCGCGGGAAGGCGAAAGCGACATCGGGGTGGCGGCCGACGGTCGAACCGATGCCCGAAACCGCGACGCTGATGGACTCGTACACCGAGATGACCGAGCTGCTGCTCCCGAACGACACTAACAACCTCGGGCGAGCGCTCGGGGGCGCGGTCCTCCACTGGATGGACATCTGCGGGGCCATCTCGGCGATGCGCTTCTCGAACCACCAGTGCGTGACCGCCTCGATGGACCACGTCGACTTCATCAGCCCCATCGACCTCGGGGAGGTCGCCATCGTCGAGGCGTTCGTGTTCAACACCGGCCGGACGAGCGTCGACGTGAAGGTCGACGTGCGCGCGGAAGACCCCCGGAAGGGCGACGAGCGCGAGACCACCACCTCCTTCTTCACCTTCGTCGCGCTCGACGAGGAGGGGACGCCCACGCCGGTCCCCGACCTCGACTGCCCGACCGACAACCAGCGGGCGCTCCGGGACGCCGCCCGACGACAGCGCCGCGAACAGCTCGCGGCGGTCGCCGAGAAGATAGACGACGAGTAGCCATCGGGAACGCTTATCGGCGTCGCGAGCGTACCGCTCGGCCATGGGACTCGACGTGTCGGTTCCGGACCCGCCCGAACTCTCGGAGGGCACCGACCTACAGGAGTACGACGACGTGGAGGTGCGGGGCGACACCGACTACCGGCGGTCGGAACTCGAAACGTTCCTGCGCGAGGGCGCGTGGGACCAGGCGTTCGACGAGTGGGCCGAGCACACCGACCTCGACGAGCCGGAGTTCGACATCGCCCGCGAGATGGACCTGTTCCGCGAATTCGACTTCTTCTGGGACGATTTCGCCGACCGCGTGGGGTATCACGCCCCCGGAATCGCCGAGGACTGGAAGGTCACCGAGTACCACCCCGACCTCGACTCGTGGAACACCGTCTCGGGAATCAACGCCGCGATGACCGAACTCGGTCAGGTCGTCTGCGACGTGCTGGAGAGCGACTACATCGACTGGGAGGCCGACTACGAACCGCCCGAGGACCTCCCGGACTTCGAGACGTAGTCGCGGGCCGAATCCGACTCAGCCGTTTTCGGGCACTGCGTTGGTGAGTCCGACGGCCCGGTCTGCCCCGGCGGTGACGACGCACTCCCACGTCGCGTCGGCGACCGGGCGGGCGTCCGTGACCGCGACGGTCCGGTCGGGCACGCGCCGCAGGAGGTCGACGGCCAGCGGCAGCGTCGGGAGACGGTCTTCCCCCCGGTCGAACGCGTACCTGTCGAGCGCGACCCGCCACGACCGTCCGGTCGCGGGGCCGTCTCGCGCGTCGACCCGGTAGTCCTCGACCAGCGCGAGGCGGTCGAACCGGGCGAGCGTGGCTTCGAGCGGGTCGCCGTCGGTCGAGGCCTCTCCGAGGCGGTCGGCGGCCGACCGGAGGACCCGGTGCTGTCGGTCGGGGGCAAGCCGCGCGTCGAGTTCGGCCCCAACGGTCGAGAGCAGGACGAGACAGAGTTCGTCCGGGTCGTCGACCGACTCCGCGGAGTAGAGGTACGCGTCCATCGCGGCGCGCTCGACCTCGGTCTCGCCGAGCGCCGAGAGCGCCTCGAACACAACCGCCGCGACGTCGTGGCAGAAGTCGGTGACGGCCGTCTCCTCCGGGGGCTCGGTCGCCGGGGCGTCGAACTGCCCGCCGCAGGCTCCGGCGAACTCCTCGGAGACCACCAGCGCGTAGCGGGGGAGTCGGGAGTCGTAGCGCCGGAGTTCCGCCCGGTATGCGGCCGCGAGTCCCGCGGCCTCGGCCGCGGTCTCGCGGTCCGGGAACCGCTTTCCGGCGACCGGGACCGGCCGCTCGCCGGTCCGAGCGCAGCTGACGTAGTAGCGTCCGGTGTCGTCGCTGAGGGCCGCGATGCGTTCGCGCACGTCGGAGAGGGTTCCGCCGACCATTTTAGGCTAGCCTAAAATCTCGGTGGATATATAGGTTCGGGGTCGATTTCAGGCTCCCGACTGGTCTACCGCAGACAAACCGTCCCACGAACTCAAGGGGGATGACGTCGAGTGATACCGTATGGCTTCCGAGGGGGAGATAGCGGTCGTTCACTTCACGGGGCGCATCGCGGAGGGCGAAGACGCCGGGGAACCGTTCGACACGTCCGACGTGGACGTGGCGCTCGACGAGGGAATCTACCACGACAACCGCGACTACAGGCCGCTGGAGTTTCGGGTCGGCGGCGGCGAGGTCGTCGACGGTCTCGACGAGGCAGTCCGGGGGATGACGGTCGGCGAGGAGCGGACCGTCCGGGTCGACCCGGACGCGGCGTTCGGCGAGCACGACGACGGGAAGGTGGTCGAGATATCCCGCGACGAACTGGAGGAACGCAGCGATGTGACCGCCGAACAGGGCGAACTCGTCGGGTCCGAGACCGGCGAAACGGGGTGGATAACCGAGGTCGGCGACGACACCGTCACGGTCGATTTCAACCACGAACTCGCAGGCGTCTCGGTCGAGTTCGACGTGAAACTGCTGGACGCCTACGAGGACGAGTGAGCGGAATCCCGAACGAAGAGAACACCAGCGAGAAGAGAAAATCGGTCGGACGACTACGTCGTCGTCGTGGTCTCGGTGAGTTCGTCGGTCTCGGTTTCGGTCTCGTCAGCTTCGGTCGTCTCGTCAGCTTCGGTCGTCCCGTCTTCCGCGGTCGTCTCGGTCTCGTCGGGTTCCTCGGCGGCCGCCTCGACGGTGACGCTCACGCCGTGGGGTTCGTAGGCAGTGGCGCAGTAACCGCCCTGATTCCACGGGAACTCCTCGTCGGTTATCTCGACGAGCTGGTCGTCCGGGTCCGAGATGGTCGCCGGTTGGCTTCGGCCCTCCTCGTCGGTCGCCCGCGAGTAGACCGTGTACTCGCCGGGTTCGGCGTCCCAGACGTATCTGAACTGCCGCCAGGAGTAGGGCGTCTCGACCGGACCGAAGAACTCCGCTTCCTCCCACGAGTCGCCGCCGTCGGTCGACACCTCGACGGTCTCGACTTCGTCGTCGCCCGCCCACGCGACCCCGATCACCTCGACGGTCCCGCCCGGACCGGGACTCACGGTCGCGTCCTGGACCGGATAGCCGATGAGGGATTTGACGATCTGGTCGTAGATGTAGGGGTGGCGTATCTCCTCGGACTGCATCTGATCTTCGATGTCGAACAGGTCGATGGTCTCGAACTGCTCGGCCTCCTCGTCTATCGGCGTGAGCCGATACGAGTACTGTTGCCAGTGGGTGTAGAGGCGCTGGTCGCCCTCCTCCCACTCCTCGCCGTACACCATCATGTCCATGACGTGCATCCGGTTGACCCACTTGACGTTGTTGTTGCCGTACCACCCCGGCACCAACAGCCGGACCGGGAAGCCGTGGTCGCTCGATATCGGACTCCCGTTCATCTCGTAGGCCAGCAGGCAGTCGTCC from Halorussus salilacus carries:
- a CDS encoding oligosaccharide flippase family protein, with product MGRSLTSAFLSIFSARIATTAVTLVTLPIIVRVLGPDSYGDYAFLLSVFAIVMTFVSSGVTEGVQKYVGEDREAAWREHVVGFYLRLAVALAVVGALGTAAFALFGPVERLLDARFRTYFLLLGAFMFAAQLRSFVRRSLMGMELERYTEPLRVAYAISWVTIGLLLATAGWGVAGLLVGNIVACLAIAAVGGVLLARRLSIRETLSATPRSFPRDELLWFNALNIVLVLLMKSLYNVDVVMLRTLGGSEMTGHYKSALVIAEYLWFVPVSLQTVLLHSTSGLWAEDRRDRIEALTARITRYTLLLTCLLALGIAALAGRFVPLYYGPAFAEAVTPLRVLLPGVVAFAVVHPMYAVSQANGNLKPLVAATAGSALLNVALNAALIPAYGMVGAAVATGIGYGSMLAFHVRSARHLGFDPLADLRAGRVALTAGVAAVPVFGATLLLDDLLALAVVPPLGFAVYAWTAVATGAITADELADLAGALPVSVPASVRSFASSLVPHAGEGGRE
- a CDS encoding DUF1616 domain-containing protein; its protein translation is MSARALTRRVPFDLVAVACLTALAAALVLNAESSVPLAELADASPGAIAARLTTVALGLAFLLVLPGYAVVSVLFPGHEPAVERLDPEGEPMAPRFQFRARRGIDALERLTLAVGVSAVVTPTVALALNFTPWGIRVEPLVLAVAGVTLVGCLLGSVRRWRLPPGDRFAPTLLPSASPLFSDGPESKGGEAAESSGDAASAADSDGGHPVANAVFAVGVVVALAGIGYAVAAPQPGDQFTELYLLSEDENGTLVADDYPEFADGEPASLAVGVRNHEGQPTTYAMVAQLQDVEETDDGLAVESATEVQRTEVSLDDGERENVSVEFTPDATENVRLHVMLFRGSVPDEPTGASAYRSVTLRLDTIHESEGE
- a CDS encoding acyl-CoA thioesterase, yielding MPETATLMDSYTEMTELLLPNDTNNLGRALGGAVLHWMDICGAISAMRFSNHQCVTASMDHVDFISPIDLGEVAIVEAFVFNTGRTSVDVKVDVRAEDPRKGDERETTTSFFTFVALDEEGTPTPVPDLDCPTDNQRALRDAARRQRREQLAAVAEKIDDE
- a CDS encoding DUF7551 domain-containing protein; amino-acid sequence: MVGGTLSDVRERIAALSDDTGRYYVSCARTGERPVPVAGKRFPDRETAAEAAGLAAAYRAELRRYDSRLPRYALVVSEEFAGACGGQFDAPATEPPEETAVTDFCHDVAAVVFEALSALGETEVERAAMDAYLYSAESVDDPDELCLVLLSTVGAELDARLAPDRQHRVLRSAADRLGEASTDGDPLEATLARFDRLALVEDYRVDARDGPATGRSWRVALDRYAFDRGEDRLPTLPLAVDLLRRVPDRTVAVTDARPVADATWECVVTAGADRAVGLTNAVPENG
- a CDS encoding FKBP-type peptidyl-prolyl cis-trans isomerase, translating into MASEGEIAVVHFTGRIAEGEDAGEPFDTSDVDVALDEGIYHDNRDYRPLEFRVGGGEVVDGLDEAVRGMTVGEERTVRVDPDAAFGEHDDGKVVEISRDELEERSDVTAEQGELVGSETGETGWITEVGDDTVTVDFNHELAGVSVEFDVKLLDAYEDE
- a CDS encoding sulfite oxidase; protein product: MLGENGDDDTNGQTRRQRYLDRRRFLMASGALAGVGILSSNVGGQDETTTEGEQETTTAEDDGPSLQEGYPGLRILSEDPENGEAASLETYQSYITPREEHYIRNHYATPDIDEDEWTVSLTGMVDEEVELSMDEIRHGYSTETVIHAMQCSGNGRSYFDPQVGGNQWTFGAVGNTAWTGTPISEILEEYGANTDSDMWLSVMGGEAPDGEDIFTRSIPMEKVMDDCLLAYEMNGSPISSDHGFPVRLLVPGWYGNNNVKWVNRMHVMDMMVYGEEWEEGDQRLYTHWQQYSYRLTPIDEEAEQFETIDLFDIEDQMQSEEIRHPYIYDQIVKSLIGYPVQDATVSPGPGGTVEVIGVAWAGDDEVETVEVSTDGGDSWEEAEFFGPVETPYSWRQFRYVWDAEPGEYTVYSRATDEEGRSQPATISDPDDQLVEITDEEFPWNQGGYCATAYEPHGVSVTVEAAAEEPDETETTAEDGTTEADETTEADETETETDELTETTTTT